A single region of the Pseudomonas mandelii genome encodes:
- a CDS encoding cytochrome b, producing MQLRNSSSRYGWVSVFMHWGVALAVFGLFALGLWMVGLDYYSTWRKDAPELHKSIGLVLLAVMVLRVLWRFISPPPPTLETYSRMTRLGAKFGHSFLYFSLFAVMIAGYLISTADGVGISVFGLFEIPALVSGLPDQADTAGVIHLYLAWALVIFSGLHALAALKHHFIDRDATLNRMLGRKA from the coding sequence ATGCAGCTACGTAACTCTTCTTCCCGCTACGGTTGGGTCAGCGTCTTCATGCACTGGGGCGTGGCGCTGGCGGTCTTCGGTTTGTTCGCGCTGGGCTTGTGGATGGTCGGTCTCGACTACTACAGCACCTGGCGCAAAGACGCGCCGGAATTGCACAAGAGCATTGGCTTGGTGTTGTTGGCTGTCATGGTCCTGCGGGTGTTGTGGCGCTTTATCAGCCCGCCACCGCCGACACTGGAAACGTATAGCCGCATGACGCGTCTCGGCGCCAAGTTCGGTCATTCGTTCCTGTACTTCAGCCTGTTTGCTGTGATGATTGCCGGATACCTGATTTCCACCGCAGACGGTGTCGGGATTTCGGTGTTTGGCCTGTTTGAAATTCCTGCGCTGGTTTCCGGACTACCGGACCAGGCAGACACCGCCGGTGTGATTCATCTGTATCTGGCGTGGGCGCTGGTAATTTTTTCCGGTCTCCACGCGTTGGCAGCATTGAAGCACCACTTTATCGATCGTGATGCGACCCTCAATCGAATGCTGGGCCGCAAAGCCTGA
- a CDS encoding adenosylmethionine--8-amino-7-oxononanoate transaminase: MGLNNQWMQRDLAVLWHPCTQMKDHEQLPLIPIKRGEGVWLEDFEGKRYLDAVSSWWVNVFGHANPRINQRIKDQVDQLEHVILAGFSHQPVIELSERLVKMTPEGLTRCFYADNGSSCIEVALKMSFHYWLNRGQPNKKRFVTLTNSYHGETMAAMSVGDVPLFTETYKALLLDTIKVPSPDCYLRPEGMSWEEHSRNMFAAMEQTLAENHDTVAAVIVEPLIQGAGGMRMYHPVYLKLLREACDRYGVHLIHDEIAVGFGRTGTMFACEQAGIRPDFLCLSKALTGGYLPLAACVTTEDVYSAFYDDYPTLRAFLHSHSYTGNPLACAAALATLDIFEEDNVIENNKALAQRMASATAHLADHPNVSEVRQTGMVLAIEMVKDKATKEAYPWQERRGLKVFQHALERGALLRPLGSVVYFLPPYVITPEQIDFLAEVASEGIDIATREGISVSVPKDFHPGFRDPG; the protein is encoded by the coding sequence ATGGGCCTGAATAATCAGTGGATGCAACGCGATCTTGCGGTGTTGTGGCATCCCTGCACCCAGATGAAAGACCACGAACAGCTGCCACTGATCCCGATCAAGCGCGGTGAAGGCGTATGGCTGGAAGACTTCGAAGGCAAACGCTACCTCGACGCCGTCAGCTCCTGGTGGGTCAACGTGTTTGGCCACGCCAACCCGCGCATCAACCAGCGCATCAAGGATCAGGTCGATCAGCTGGAGCACGTGATTCTGGCCGGTTTCAGCCATCAGCCGGTGATCGAGCTGTCGGAGCGTCTGGTGAAGATGACGCCGGAAGGCCTGACCCGGTGCTTCTATGCCGATAACGGTTCGTCCTGCATCGAAGTCGCGCTGAAAATGAGCTTTCACTACTGGCTCAACCGCGGCCAGCCGAACAAGAAGCGCTTTGTCACCCTGACCAACAGCTACCACGGCGAAACCATGGCGGCGATGTCGGTAGGCGATGTGCCGCTGTTCACCGAAACCTACAAGGCGTTGCTGCTGGACACCATCAAGGTGCCGAGCCCCGATTGCTACTTGCGCCCCGAAGGCATGAGCTGGGAAGAACACTCGCGGAACATGTTCGCGGCCATGGAACAGACGTTGGCCGAGAACCACGACACTGTCGCGGCAGTGATTGTCGAGCCGTTGATCCAGGGCGCCGGCGGCATGCGCATGTATCACCCGGTGTACCTCAAACTGCTGCGCGAAGCCTGTGATCGCTATGGCGTACACCTGATCCACGACGAAATCGCCGTCGGCTTCGGCCGCACTGGGACGATGTTCGCCTGTGAACAGGCCGGCATCCGCCCGGACTTCCTCTGCCTGTCCAAGGCCCTGACCGGCGGCTACCTGCCGCTGGCGGCCTGCGTGACGACCGAGGATGTCTACAGCGCGTTCTACGACGACTACCCGACCCTGCGCGCCTTCCTGCATTCGCACAGCTACACCGGCAACCCGCTGGCGTGCGCGGCGGCTTTGGCGACGCTGGATATCTTCGAAGAAGACAACGTCATCGAGAACAACAAGGCATTGGCGCAGCGCATGGCCAGCGCGACCGCGCACCTGGCCGATCACCCGAACGTTTCGGAAGTGCGCCAGACCGGCATGGTGCTGGCCATCGAGATGGTCAAGGACAAGGCAACAAAAGAAGCTTATCCGTGGCAAGAGCGTCGCGGTTTGAAGGTGTTCCAGCACGCGCTGGAGCGCGGCGCTTTACTTCGACCGTTGGGCAGCGTGGTGTATTTCCTGCCGCCGTATGTGATTACACCGGAGCAGATCGATTTTCTGGCCGAAGTGGCCAGTGAAGGGATCGACATCGCGACCCGTGAGGGCATCAGCGTGTCGGTGCCGAAGGACTTCCACCCCGGCTTCCGCGATCCGGGCTGA
- a CDS encoding LysR family transcriptional regulator — MRLRHIEIFQAIRQTGSVSGAAQLLHVSQPAVSKVLQHAEQQLGFPLFLRVRGKLQATPEALELEREVDKVTESLQGVRRLAQSLRREPGHSVRIGAIPALALSLLPPAINEWTQRYPDIVCELSSAHSRELMQNLLMREVDVALTLQPPDHPGLKAQPLACGVLVALAPLGYWTDDALGQPLPLIELAGAPLIGLSSADPLAARLDSYLEAVEPPPRVRIAVQTYSLARAMVESGAGLAVIDPFTALGASPATTAIRPLAPALPITLYAVTRADEPPPHTLSDLLQVFSRRAQAQLDRLCS, encoded by the coding sequence ATGCGACTGCGACACATCGAGATTTTCCAGGCCATCCGCCAGACCGGTTCGGTCAGTGGCGCCGCGCAGTTGCTGCACGTGTCGCAGCCGGCGGTGAGCAAAGTGCTGCAACACGCCGAGCAGCAACTGGGCTTCCCGTTATTTCTGCGGGTGCGCGGTAAATTGCAGGCCACGCCCGAAGCGCTGGAGCTTGAGCGCGAAGTCGACAAGGTCACCGAAAGCCTGCAAGGCGTGCGACGTCTGGCCCAGAGCCTGCGCCGCGAGCCGGGTCACAGCGTGAGGATCGGCGCGATCCCGGCGCTGGCCTTGTCGCTGCTGCCGCCGGCCATCAACGAGTGGACGCAACGCTACCCGGACATTGTCTGCGAGCTGTCCAGCGCCCACAGCCGTGAGTTGATGCAGAATTTGTTGATGCGCGAAGTGGATGTCGCGCTGACCTTGCAACCGCCTGATCATCCGGGCCTGAAGGCGCAGCCCCTGGCCTGCGGGGTGTTGGTGGCGCTGGCGCCGTTGGGCTATTGGACCGACGACGCCTTGGGCCAGCCATTACCCTTGATCGAACTGGCCGGCGCGCCGCTGATCGGCCTGTCCAGCGCCGATCCGCTGGCGGCCAGGCTCGACAGCTACCTTGAGGCGGTCGAGCCACCACCACGGGTTCGCATCGCCGTGCAGACCTATTCGCTGGCGCGGGCGATGGTTGAATCCGGTGCCGGGCTGGCGGTGATCGACCCGTTTACCGCGCTTGGCGCATCCCCCGCCACCACGGCGATTCGACCTCTGGCGCCAGCGTTACCGATCACGTTGTATGCGGTCACCCGCGCCGACGAACCGCCGCCCCATACCTTGAGCGATTTGTTGCAGGTGTTCAGCCGACGGGCGCAGGCGCAACTGGATCGCCTGTGTTCCTGA
- a CDS encoding D-amino acid dehydrogenase codes for MAQRVCIIGGGVIGLTTAYALVRDGIDVTLIEARDSLGSETSFANGGQLSYRYVAPLADAGVPLQALGWMLRGDSPLKLRPRLDPAQWRWMGSFLAACRRSVNQRNGAHLLRLALLSQSTLQGWRDEDRLDGFAWRRNGKLVTFREAASFEHARHGLADPQQQHVLSRAECAQLEPALAEAPFVGAIYTPDEEVADCHAFCQQLLARLQASGRCEFLLGRKVTGIRHADGAVQAVEMGSHVLPVEQLVIAAGHRSPALALPGMHLPLYPLKGYSLTLPVRTEHRAPELSITDYNRKIVYARIGDQLRVAAMVDIVGFDPALDPKRLALIKRQAQETLPNAADYTAAIEWAGMRPATPSGVPLIGATAYRNLWLNLGHGALGFTLACGSARLLSELIARRAPSIEMQGLAPRVA; via the coding sequence ATGGCTCAGCGGGTTTGCATCATCGGTGGCGGCGTCATCGGCCTGACGACGGCTTACGCACTGGTTCGCGACGGCATCGACGTGACGCTGATCGAGGCCCGGGATTCGCTGGGCAGCGAGACCAGTTTCGCCAACGGCGGCCAGTTGTCCTACCGTTACGTCGCGCCACTGGCCGATGCCGGCGTGCCGTTGCAGGCGCTTGGCTGGATGCTGCGCGGTGACTCGCCGCTGAAGTTGCGTCCGCGCCTGGACCCGGCGCAATGGCGCTGGATGGGGTCCTTCCTGGCGGCGTGCCGTCGTTCTGTGAATCAGCGCAACGGCGCGCACCTGCTGCGTCTGGCGCTACTGAGCCAGTCCACGCTGCAAGGCTGGCGGGACGAAGACCGTCTCGACGGCTTCGCTTGGCGGCGCAACGGCAAACTGGTGACGTTTCGTGAAGCCGCGAGTTTTGAGCATGCGCGCCATGGCCTGGCCGATCCGCAACAGCAGCACGTGCTGTCGCGTGCCGAATGCGCACAGTTGGAGCCTGCGCTTGCCGAGGCGCCGTTTGTGGGCGCGATTTATACGCCTGATGAAGAAGTCGCCGATTGCCATGCTTTCTGCCAGCAACTGCTGGCTCGGCTCCAGGCGTCGGGGCGTTGCGAGTTTTTGCTGGGACGCAAGGTCACCGGCATTCGCCACGCGGATGGCGCGGTGCAGGCTGTCGAAATGGGTTCACACGTGCTGCCGGTCGAGCAACTGGTGATCGCCGCCGGTCATCGCAGTCCGGCGCTGGCGCTGCCCGGCATGCACCTGCCGCTGTATCCGCTCAAGGGCTACAGCCTGACCTTGCCCGTGCGCACCGAACATCGCGCGCCGGAGCTGAGCATCACCGATTACAACCGCAAGATCGTTTATGCCCGCATCGGTGATCAACTGCGCGTGGCGGCAATGGTCGACATCGTCGGTTTCGACCCGGCGCTCGACCCCAAACGTCTGGCGCTGATCAAGCGCCAGGCGCAGGAAACCTTACCCAATGCCGCCGATTACACCGCCGCCATCGAATGGGCCGGCATGCGCCCGGCCACCCCCAGCGGCGTGCCGTTGATCGGGGCCACGGCGTACCGCAACCTGTGGCTCAACCTGGGCCATGGCGCCCTGGGTTTTACCCTGGCTTGCGGCAGCGCCCGGTTGCTCAGCGAGTTGATCGCCCGGCGCGCACCCTCGATTGAAATGCAGGGCCTCGCCCCCCGCGTCGCCTGA
- a CDS encoding YceI family protein yields MLKKTLAAVAIGSALLSANVMAADYVVDKEGQHAFVDFKISHLGYSYITGTFKDIDGKFSFDAAKPEASKIEFNVNTASVFTNHAERDKHIASKDFLDGSKAKFVSTSVKSTGKNAAGKDTADVTGDLTILGVTKPVVVKATFLGEGKDPWGGYRAGFEGTTSIKRSDFGKQKDLGPASDAVELYVSFEGVKAK; encoded by the coding sequence ATGTTGAAAAAAACACTCGCTGCTGTGGCAATCGGTTCGGCTCTGCTGTCCGCTAACGTGATGGCGGCTGACTACGTCGTCGACAAAGAAGGCCAGCACGCCTTCGTTGACTTCAAGATCAGCCACTTGGGATACAGCTACATCACCGGTACCTTCAAGGACATCGACGGCAAGTTCAGCTTCGATGCGGCCAAGCCGGAAGCGAGCAAGATCGAGTTCAACGTCAACACCGCCAGTGTGTTCACCAACCATGCCGAGCGCGACAAGCACATCGCCAGCAAAGACTTCCTGGACGGGTCCAAAGCCAAGTTCGTCTCCACCAGCGTTAAATCCACCGGCAAAAACGCCGCTGGCAAAGACACTGCCGACGTGACCGGCGACCTGACCATCCTTGGCGTGACCAAGCCAGTCGTGGTCAAGGCTACCTTCCTGGGCGAAGGCAAGGATCCATGGGGCGGCTACCGTGCCGGCTTCGAAGGCACCACCAGCATCAAGCGTTCCGACTTCGGCAAGCAGAAAGACCTGGGCCCAGCGTCCGATGCCGTCGAGTTGTACGTTTCGTTTGAAGGTGTGAAGGCGAAGTAA
- a CDS encoding 16S rRNA (uracil(1498)-N(3))-methyltransferase has protein sequence MRLSRFFIDAPLSTGEHELPEAQAHYISRVLRMAEGDALQLFDGSGHEFRATLVEVGKKRVVVQIDESFAGQIESPLQIHLGQGLSRGERMDWAIQKATELGVTEITPIFSDRCEVRLKDERADKRLMHWRQVAISACEQCGRSRVPVIHPPLLLADWLKQTEAELKLVLHPVAEPLVSHAKPTTLAFLIGPEGGLSDAEVEQAKAGGFHAARLGPRVLRTETAPVVALAVAQQLWGDF, from the coding sequence ATGAGACTGTCCCGCTTCTTTATCGACGCCCCCTTGAGCACCGGCGAACACGAATTGCCCGAGGCCCAGGCCCATTACATCAGCCGCGTGCTGCGGATGGCCGAGGGTGATGCGCTGCAATTGTTCGACGGCTCAGGCCATGAGTTTCGGGCCACGCTGGTGGAGGTCGGCAAGAAGCGCGTCGTCGTGCAGATCGATGAAAGCTTCGCCGGGCAAATCGAGTCGCCCTTGCAGATCCACCTCGGTCAGGGCTTGTCCCGAGGCGAGCGCATGGATTGGGCGATTCAGAAAGCCACTGAACTGGGCGTCACCGAAATCACCCCGATCTTCAGCGACCGCTGTGAAGTCCGCCTGAAGGATGAACGCGCCGACAAACGCCTGATGCACTGGCGTCAGGTGGCGATCAGCGCGTGCGAGCAATGCGGGCGTTCAAGGGTGCCGGTGATTCATCCGCCGCTGTTGCTGGCGGACTGGTTGAAGCAGACCGAGGCCGAGTTGAAACTGGTGCTGCATCCGGTGGCTGAGCCGTTGGTGAGTCATGCCAAACCGACAACCTTGGCGTTTCTGATCGGGCCTGAGGGCGGGTTGTCCGATGCCGAAGTCGAGCAGGCCAAGGCTGGCGGTTTTCACGCCGCCCGCCTCGGTCCTCGCGTATTGCGCACCGAAACCGCACCCGTCGTGGCGTTAGCGGTGGCGCAACAACTGTGGGGCGACTTCTAG
- a CDS encoding DEAD/DEAH box helicase, translating to MSFASLGLSEALVRAIEAAGYTEPTPVQQRAIPAVLQGRDLMVAAQTGTGKTGGFALPILERLFPNGHPDKSQRHGPRQPRVLVLTPTRELAAQVHESFKVYARDLKFVSACIFGGVGMNPQVQAMSRGVDVLVACPGRLLDLAGQGSVDLSHVEILVLDEADRMLDMGFVHDVKKVLARLPSKRQNLLFSATFSKDITDLAGKLLHNPERIEVTPPNTTVERIEQRVFRLPANHKRSLLAHLITAGAWEQVLVFTRTKHGANRLAEYLDKHGLSAVAIHGNKSQNARTKALADFKAGEVRILVATDIAARGLDIDQLPHVVNFELPNVDEDYVHRIGRTGRAGRSGEAISLVAPDEEKLLKSIERMTKQKIADGNLMGFDSSAVEAEKPEVRERPDVRNPRNPRGPRGDGPNGTGGGGGRKDKGKDKGGKEKAPATGRGDRPAREHKPREGTPAREQQRPAPRAAVDRAPDEFLDDDVDNFGNRVDYVPQAKPAQGRGRRPGAPAPGAAAGAGAPRTGGKPQGRQSGPRSSDGATTGTPPAKRSGPRNGAPRDGQARREESRNRRPARTDDQPRSEPAVQNPRGPAPKIIHKESKTDRFPTPEQLDQLPGRPRGEKPALLTRNR from the coding sequence ATGTCCTTTGCTTCCCTCGGTCTCTCCGAGGCTTTAGTCCGCGCCATCGAGGCAGCGGGCTATACCGAGCCTACTCCGGTGCAACAGCGGGCTATCCCCGCCGTGTTGCAAGGTCGCGACCTGATGGTCGCGGCTCAGACAGGTACTGGTAAAACCGGCGGCTTCGCCCTTCCGATTCTGGAGCGGTTGTTCCCCAACGGTCACCCGGACAAATCCCAGCGTCACGGCCCGCGCCAACCGCGCGTACTGGTCCTGACCCCTACCCGCGAACTCGCGGCTCAAGTACACGAGAGCTTCAAGGTGTATGCCCGTGACCTGAAGTTCGTCAGCGCCTGCATCTTCGGCGGCGTCGGCATGAACCCGCAGGTTCAGGCCATGTCCCGTGGTGTCGACGTGCTGGTGGCCTGCCCTGGCCGCCTGCTCGACCTCGCCGGCCAAGGCAGCGTCGATCTGTCCCACGTGGAAATCCTCGTGCTGGACGAAGCCGACCGCATGCTCGACATGGGCTTTGTCCATGACGTGAAGAAGGTCCTGGCTCGCCTGCCGAGCAAACGTCAGAACCTGCTGTTCTCGGCGACCTTCTCCAAAGACATCACCGACCTTGCCGGCAAGTTGCTGCACAACCCGGAACGCATCGAAGTTACGCCGCCGAACACCACGGTCGAGCGCATCGAGCAACGCGTCTTCCGCCTGCCAGCCAACCACAAGCGTTCGCTGTTGGCGCACCTGATCACCGCTGGCGCCTGGGAACAGGTCCTGGTGTTCACCCGCACCAAGCACGGCGCCAACCGTCTGGCCGAGTACCTGGACAAACACGGCCTCAGCGCCGTCGCGATCCACGGCAACAAGAGCCAGAACGCCCGCACCAAAGCCCTGGCCGACTTCAAGGCCGGTGAAGTGCGCATTCTGGTCGCCACCGACATCGCCGCTCGCGGCCTCGACATCGACCAGTTGCCACACGTGGTCAACTTCGAGCTGCCGAACGTCGACGAAGATTACGTTCACCGTATCGGCCGTACCGGCCGTGCCGGTCGTTCGGGCGAGGCGATCTCGCTGGTCGCCCCGGACGAAGAAAAGCTGCTGAAAAGCATCGAGCGCATGACCAAGCAGAAGATTGCCGATGGCAACCTGATGGGCTTCGACTCCAGCGCTGTAGAAGCCGAGAAACCGGAAGTTCGCGAGCGTCCGGATGTGCGTAACCCACGCAACCCACGTGGCCCGCGCGGCGACGGCCCGAACGGCACCGGCGGTGGCGGCGGTCGTAAAGACAAGGGCAAGGACAAGGGCGGCAAGGAAAAAGCGCCTGCCACTGGCCGTGGCGATCGCCCGGCCCGTGAACACAAGCCACGCGAAGGCACCCCGGCTCGCGAGCAACAGCGTCCGGCTCCTCGTGCCGCCGTTGATCGTGCTCCGGATGAGTTCCTGGACGACGATGTGGATAACTTCGGTAACCGCGTTGACTACGTGCCTCAAGCCAAACCGGCTCAGGGCCGTGGCCGCCGTCCGGGTGCTCCGGCACCAGGCGCGGCAGCCGGCGCAGGTGCTCCACGCACCGGCGGCAAGCCTCAGGGTCGCCAAAGCGGTCCGCGCAGCAGCGACGGCGCCACCACCGGCACGCCGCCGGCCAAGCGCAGTGGCCCACGTAACGGCGCTCCACGTGACGGCCAGGCCCGTCGTGAAGAGTCGCGCAACCGTCGTCCGGCTCGCACCGACGACCAGCCGCGTTCGGAACCGGCCGTGCAAAACCCGCGCGGCCCGGCACCGAAGATCATTCACAAGGAGTCGAAAACCGATCGTTTCCCGACTCCAGAGCAACTTGATCAACTGCCAGGCCGTCCACGCGGTGAGAAGCCAGCGTTGCTGACCCGCAATCGCTGA
- a CDS encoding transporter substrate-binding domain-containing protein — translation MQKITLIGCTLGLLLASQVQANETPLTGTLNKVANAKSITLGYRDASVPFSYVGDHTGQPMGYSVDLASKIVERIKQKLELPDLQVKYNLVTSQTRIPLVQNGTVDLECGSTGVTAERMQQVAFSYGFIYVKGQLLTAKDSGIKSFADLRGKNVVTTAGTTNERFLKSYNVDHKIDMFVISAKDHGEAFQMLQSGRAAAFYMDDALLYGERAKARDPHKWVVVGEEQSREIYSCMVRKDDPQFLALVNSTLADLYSSGEINGIYNRWFQQPIPPKGLNLEFPMTSELKAIIAKPVSDPVQ, via the coding sequence ATGCAAAAAATCACGTTGATCGGCTGCACCCTCGGTCTGCTGCTCGCCAGTCAGGTCCAGGCGAACGAAACGCCACTGACCGGTACGCTGAACAAGGTTGCCAATGCCAAGAGCATCACGCTGGGCTATCGCGACGCGTCGGTGCCGTTCTCCTACGTGGGTGATCACACGGGGCAGCCGATGGGCTATTCGGTGGACCTGGCGAGCAAGATTGTCGAGCGCATCAAGCAAAAGCTTGAACTGCCGGATCTGCAGGTGAAGTACAACCTGGTGACCTCGCAAACGCGCATTCCGCTAGTGCAGAACGGCACGGTCGACCTTGAGTGCGGCTCCACCGGCGTGACCGCCGAGCGCATGCAGCAAGTGGCGTTTTCCTACGGGTTTATCTACGTGAAGGGTCAGTTGCTCACGGCGAAGGACAGCGGCATCAAGAGTTTCGCTGACCTGCGCGGCAAGAACGTCGTGACCACCGCGGGCACAACGAATGAACGGTTTCTGAAGAGTTACAACGTCGATCACAAGATCGATATGTTCGTGATCAGCGCCAAGGACCATGGCGAGGCTTTCCAGATGCTGCAGTCGGGTCGGGCGGCGGCGTTCTATATGGACGACGCGTTGCTCTATGGTGAACGAGCGAAGGCCCGCGATCCGCATAAGTGGGTGGTGGTGGGTGAGGAGCAGTCGCGGGAAATCTACAGCTGCATGGTGCGCAAGGATGATCCGCAGTTCCTGGCACTGGTCAACTCCACGCTGGCCGACCTGTACAGCTCGGGAGAAATCAACGGCATCTATAACCGCTGGTTCCAACAGCCGATCCCGCCCAAAGGCTTAAACCTGGAATTCCCGATGACCAGCGAACTGAAAGCAATCATCGCCAAACCGGTGAGTGATCCGGTGCAGTAG
- a CDS encoding flavin monoamine oxidase family protein has protein sequence MSAGWLRAFALVMLGLFSVSALAKDKTAIVIGGGLSGLTAAYELQNKGWQVTLLEAKPSLGGRSGMATSEWIGNDKTQPVLNKYVSTFKLSTTPAPEFVRTPSYLIDGVYYTAADLATKEPATAEALKRYEKTLDDLARSIEDPQNPAANSTLHALDQINVSNWLDRLSLPATARQLVNQQIRTRYDEPSRLSLLYFAQQSRVYRGVSDRDLRASRLLGGSPVLAQAFVKQLKTIKTSSPVSSINQDKDGVTVKVGSVGYQADYVVVAVPLRALNKIQMIPALDAQHLGAIKGTNYGWRDQIMLKFKTPVWESKARMSGEIYSNTGLGMLWVEPALKGGANVVINLSGDNARVMQAFGDKQMVDQVLIRLHAFYPQARGSFTGYEIRRYSTDPSMGGAYLAFGPGQISKYWRLWERPLQRVAFAGEHTDTLYPGTLEGALRTGQRAASQVEDLAAGKSFEPAKVVPAATAVAAGAVAAKKGNFFTNLFGGSSDDDKKPEPVKAPEPVAPTPAPTPAPTPAPAPVEAPKPVAPVKAEPAKKAPVKKPAAKTEAKKAPAKAPAKKAETAKKPAAKTSTTPATETKAQ, from the coding sequence ATGTCTGCTGGTTGGCTGCGCGCCTTTGCGCTGGTGATGTTGGGGCTGTTCAGCGTGTCTGCGCTGGCCAAGGATAAAACGGCGATCGTGATCGGCGGCGGGCTCTCGGGCCTTACTGCCGCTTATGAACTGCAGAACAAAGGCTGGCAGGTGACCCTGCTGGAAGCCAAGCCGAGCCTGGGCGGTCGCTCCGGTATGGCCACCAGTGAGTGGATCGGCAACGACAAGACCCAACCGGTGCTGAACAAATACGTATCGACCTTCAAGCTGAGCACCACGCCAGCCCCTGAATTCGTGCGGACCCCGAGCTACCTGATCGATGGCGTGTATTACACCGCCGCCGACCTGGCCACCAAGGAACCGGCCACCGCTGAAGCCCTCAAGCGCTACGAAAAGACCTTGGACGATCTGGCGCGTTCGATCGAAGATCCACAGAACCCGGCGGCCAACAGTACGCTGCACGCTCTGGATCAGATCAACGTTTCCAACTGGCTCGACCGTCTGAGCCTGCCAGCCACGGCACGTCAGTTGGTGAACCAGCAGATTCGTACCCGTTACGACGAACCTTCGCGCCTGTCGTTGCTGTATTTCGCACAGCAGAGCCGTGTTTACCGTGGCGTCTCCGACCGTGACCTGCGCGCTTCGCGTCTGCTCGGTGGTAGCCCGGTACTGGCCCAGGCCTTCGTCAAACAGCTGAAAACCATCAAGACCAGCTCTCCGGTGTCGTCCATCAACCAGGACAAGGACGGTGTGACCGTCAAAGTCGGCAGCGTTGGCTATCAGGCTGACTACGTGGTGGTGGCCGTGCCGTTGCGCGCCCTGAACAAGATTCAGATGATCCCGGCGCTGGACGCCCAGCACCTGGGTGCTATCAAGGGCACCAACTACGGCTGGCGTGACCAGATTATGCTGAAGTTCAAGACGCCAGTGTGGGAAAGCAAGGCGCGCATGTCCGGCGAGATCTACAGCAACACCGGCCTGGGCATGTTGTGGGTCGAGCCGGCGCTGAAGGGTGGCGCCAACGTGGTGATCAACCTGTCCGGCGACAACGCACGGGTGATGCAGGCGTTCGGCGATAAGCAGATGGTCGACCAGGTGCTGATTCGTCTGCACGCGTTTTATCCACAGGCGCGCGGTTCGTTCACCGGTTATGAAATCCGCCGCTACAGCACCGACCCGTCGATGGGCGGCGCTTACCTGGCCTTCGGCCCGGGCCAGATCAGCAAATACTGGCGCCTGTGGGAACGCCCGCTGCAACGCGTAGCGTTCGCTGGCGAACACACCGACACCTTGTACCCAGGCACGCTGGAAGGCGCATTGCGCACTGGTCAACGTGCAGCCAGTCAGGTTGAAGACCTGGCGGCGGGCAAGTCGTTTGAGCCTGCGAAGGTTGTGCCGGCAGCGACCGCTGTAGCGGCCGGCGCGGTGGCGGCGAAGAAAGGCAACTTCTTCACCAACCTGTTCGGTGGTTCGTCCGATGACGACAAGAAGCCGGAACCGGTCAAGGCACCAGAGCCAGTGGCGCCGACACCTGCTCCAACGCCGGCACCGACTCCAGCACCTGCACCGGTTGAAGCGCCGAAGCCTGTGGCCCCGGTGAAAGCCGAGCCGGCCAAGAAAGCCCCGGTGAAAAAGCCTGCTGCCAAGACCGAAGCCAAAAAAGCGCCGGCCAAAGCACCGGCGAAGAAGGCTGAAACCGCGAAGAAACCAGCGGCAAAAACTTCTACGACCCCGGCGACGGAAACCAAAGCGCAGTAA
- a CDS encoding RidA family protein translates to MSINRINSNSRLSGAVTFGDLVFLSGQVPGDSLDVTGQTAEVLAKIDALLAEADSDKDHLLNATIYLNDIGRDFAAMNEVWSQWLSPGKAPTRTTLQAQLARPEVLVEITVIAARR, encoded by the coding sequence ATGAGCATCAACCGTATCAACAGCAATAGCCGGCTCTCTGGCGCGGTGACCTTTGGCGATCTGGTGTTTCTCTCGGGACAGGTTCCGGGTGACAGCCTCGACGTCACCGGCCAAACCGCCGAGGTGCTGGCGAAGATCGATGCGTTGCTGGCCGAAGCTGACAGCGACAAGGATCATCTGCTCAACGCGACCATTTACCTGAACGACATTGGCCGCGATTTTGCCGCCATGAATGAGGTCTGGTCGCAGTGGCTGTCACCGGGCAAAGCGCCAACCCGCACTACTTTGCAGGCGCAACTGGCCCGTCCCGAGGTCCTGGTGGAAATCACCGTGATCGCAGCGCGCCGCTAA